From Scleropages formosus chromosome 1, fSclFor1.1, whole genome shotgun sequence, a single genomic window includes:
- the LOC108933956 gene encoding adhesion G-protein coupled receptor G5-like isoform X1, whose translation MAERSAVQPQKSTSTLIMVLLILMCFGASHSCDFLIGLFSHRNCSGTIEVLYNGSSTRACCAGQDEYVNSSGDSLSCLFSVEHSMSFSNILLTDYCRGPNILTPICYLNTCNKSTIPQEIQTTTQTTLQTTGQIIKEEFVVENFAGLQCVGNLTTISFSSSMISEPLINVSVPADLFSSVKNVSNVTFVLSVSSSKDLKQKSGMVLKDFFFGIEVENVTISNLTTPFTLDFMFRSKKENNASCVFLNNRGLLVSEGCETKSLSNHVKCSCNHFSYFALLLNDNLPESEDLTLYTYISCGISVGVFTVTLLAFTLWSIHKQVDQTMLVHLQLVGSLLLLNVMFLLNGTLSSRVSTPLCTVLGLLLHYFLLCSFTSLAVEGVHLYRMLIQVYNVHVQHYFRKMSLLTWGAPALVVAIITAVNWKIYGMDNQSKTMCWITNDMVRYITVLGYVGLVMLFNAAIFIFVVVKVVRLRMQLTAQQKGNHCRSFCSLLFLMCMLGLSWILSVFLHENFSSSIVYIFTVLNSLQGFGVPLWLFFKRRSSTAKDSYETGRSERLPE comes from the exons ATGGCAGAGAGATCAGCAGTCCAGCCACAGAAGAGCACCTCTACACTCATCATGGTCCTGCTCATCCTGATGTGCTTTGGAGCATCACATTCCT GTGACTTCTTGATCGGGTTGTTTAGCCACAGAAACTGCTCTGGGACAATTGAAGTGCTCTACAACGGCAGCTCCACGAGGGCGTGTTGTGCAGGACAAGATGAGTATGTCAATTCTTCAGGAGATTCACTGAGTTGCCTCTTCTCTGTGGAGCACAGCATGAGTTTCAGCAATATACTTCTCACTGATTACTGTAGAG GTCCAAACATATTAACACCTATATGTTACCTGAACACATGCAACAA atcgACCATTCCACAGGAAATTCAAACTACCACACAGACTACCTTGCAGACTACTGGACAAATCATAAAGGAAGAATTTGTAGTAGAAAATTTTGCAGGGCTACAGTGTGTAGGAAACCTCAccaca ATCTCATTCAGCTCCTCTATGATCTCAGAGCCGCTCATTAACGTGTCTGTGCCCGCTGACCTCTTCTCCAGTGTAAAAAACGTTTCAAATGTGACCTTTGTTCTGTCTGTGTCCTCCAGCAAAGATCTGAAGCAG AAATCTGGAATGGTGCTGAAGGACTTCTTCTTTGGCATAGAGGTGGAGAACGTCACCATTTCCAATCTGACCACACCCTTTACACTGGACTTCATGTTCAGATCCAAGAAG GAAAACAATGCTTCCTGTGTTTTCCTAAACAATA GAGGTCTATTGGTGAGTGAGGGCTGTGAAACAAAGTCTTTAAGCAACCACGTCAaatgcagctgtaaccacttcTCCTACTTTGCCCTTTTACTG AACGACAACCTTCCGGAGAGTGAAGACCTCACCTTGTACACCTACATAAGCTGTGGAATCTCAGTTGGCGTCTTTACAGTGACCCTGTTGGCCTTCACCCTGTGGAGCAT TCATAAACAGGTGGATCAGACCATGCTGGTGCATCTGCAACTCGTGGGCTCTCTGCTGCTTCTCAATGTCATGTTCCTGCTCAATGGCACGCTCAGCTCTCGGGTATCCACACCACTGTGCACAGTGCTCGGCCTGCTGTTGCACTACTTCCTGCTCTGCAGCTTCACCAGCTTGGCCGTGGAGGGAGTACACCTCTACAGGATGCTTATCCAAGTGTACAATGTCCATGTGCAGCACTACTTCCGCAAAATGAGCCTGCTGACCTGGG GGGCTCCAGCTTTGGTCGTGGCCATCATAACTGCTGTCAACTGGAAAATTTATGGGATGGataatcaaagcaaaacaat GTGCTGGATCACTAACGACATGGTCCGCTACATCACGGTACTGGGATATGTGGGGCTGGTCATGCTCTTCAACGCAGCCATATTCATCTTTGTGGTGGTCAAGGTGGTCCGCCTGCGAATGCAGCTGACAGCCCAGCAGAAAGGGAACCACTGCCGCAGCTTTTGCAGCCTTCTCTTCCTCATGTGCATGTTGGGCCTCAGCTGGATTCTGTCTGTCTTCCTCCATGAAAACTTTTCATCTTCGATAGTATACATATTCACCGTACTCAACTCACTGCAAG GCTTTGGTGTGCCCCTGTGGTTGTTTTTCAAGAGGCGATCCAGCACTGCCAAAGACTCCTATGAGACGGGAAGGAGCGAGAGACTGCCGGAGTAA
- the LOC108933956 gene encoding adhesion G-protein coupled receptor G5-like isoform X2 — protein sequence MAERSAVQPQKSTSTLIMVLLILMCFGASHSCDFLIGLFSHRNCSGTIEVLYNGSSTRACCAGQDEYVNSSGDSLSCLFSVEHSMSFSNILLTDYCRGPNILTPICYLNTCNKSTIPQEIQTTTQTTLQTTGQIIKEEFVVENFAGLQCVGNLTTISFSSSMISEPLINVSVPADLFSSVKNVSNVTFVLSVSSSKDLKQKSGMVLKDFFFGIEVENVTISNLTTPFTLDFMFRSKKENNASCVFLNNSLLVSEGCETKSLSNHVKCSCNHFSYFALLLNDNLPESEDLTLYTYISCGISVGVFTVTLLAFTLWSIHKQVDQTMLVHLQLVGSLLLLNVMFLLNGTLSSRVSTPLCTVLGLLLHYFLLCSFTSLAVEGVHLYRMLIQVYNVHVQHYFRKMSLLTWGAPALVVAIITAVNWKIYGMDNQSKTMCWITNDMVRYITVLGYVGLVMLFNAAIFIFVVVKVVRLRMQLTAQQKGNHCRSFCSLLFLMCMLGLSWILSVFLHENFSSSIVYIFTVLNSLQGFGVPLWLFFKRRSSTAKDSYETGRSERLPE from the exons ATGGCAGAGAGATCAGCAGTCCAGCCACAGAAGAGCACCTCTACACTCATCATGGTCCTGCTCATCCTGATGTGCTTTGGAGCATCACATTCCT GTGACTTCTTGATCGGGTTGTTTAGCCACAGAAACTGCTCTGGGACAATTGAAGTGCTCTACAACGGCAGCTCCACGAGGGCGTGTTGTGCAGGACAAGATGAGTATGTCAATTCTTCAGGAGATTCACTGAGTTGCCTCTTCTCTGTGGAGCACAGCATGAGTTTCAGCAATATACTTCTCACTGATTACTGTAGAG GTCCAAACATATTAACACCTATATGTTACCTGAACACATGCAACAA atcgACCATTCCACAGGAAATTCAAACTACCACACAGACTACCTTGCAGACTACTGGACAAATCATAAAGGAAGAATTTGTAGTAGAAAATTTTGCAGGGCTACAGTGTGTAGGAAACCTCAccaca ATCTCATTCAGCTCCTCTATGATCTCAGAGCCGCTCATTAACGTGTCTGTGCCCGCTGACCTCTTCTCCAGTGTAAAAAACGTTTCAAATGTGACCTTTGTTCTGTCTGTGTCCTCCAGCAAAGATCTGAAGCAG AAATCTGGAATGGTGCTGAAGGACTTCTTCTTTGGCATAGAGGTGGAGAACGTCACCATTTCCAATCTGACCACACCCTTTACACTGGACTTCATGTTCAGATCCAAGAAG GAAAACAATGCTTCCTGTGTTTTCCTAAACAATA GTCTATTGGTGAGTGAGGGCTGTGAAACAAAGTCTTTAAGCAACCACGTCAaatgcagctgtaaccacttcTCCTACTTTGCCCTTTTACTG AACGACAACCTTCCGGAGAGTGAAGACCTCACCTTGTACACCTACATAAGCTGTGGAATCTCAGTTGGCGTCTTTACAGTGACCCTGTTGGCCTTCACCCTGTGGAGCAT TCATAAACAGGTGGATCAGACCATGCTGGTGCATCTGCAACTCGTGGGCTCTCTGCTGCTTCTCAATGTCATGTTCCTGCTCAATGGCACGCTCAGCTCTCGGGTATCCACACCACTGTGCACAGTGCTCGGCCTGCTGTTGCACTACTTCCTGCTCTGCAGCTTCACCAGCTTGGCCGTGGAGGGAGTACACCTCTACAGGATGCTTATCCAAGTGTACAATGTCCATGTGCAGCACTACTTCCGCAAAATGAGCCTGCTGACCTGGG GGGCTCCAGCTTTGGTCGTGGCCATCATAACTGCTGTCAACTGGAAAATTTATGGGATGGataatcaaagcaaaacaat GTGCTGGATCACTAACGACATGGTCCGCTACATCACGGTACTGGGATATGTGGGGCTGGTCATGCTCTTCAACGCAGCCATATTCATCTTTGTGGTGGTCAAGGTGGTCCGCCTGCGAATGCAGCTGACAGCCCAGCAGAAAGGGAACCACTGCCGCAGCTTTTGCAGCCTTCTCTTCCTCATGTGCATGTTGGGCCTCAGCTGGATTCTGTCTGTCTTCCTCCATGAAAACTTTTCATCTTCGATAGTATACATATTCACCGTACTCAACTCACTGCAAG GCTTTGGTGTGCCCCTGTGGTTGTTTTTCAAGAGGCGATCCAGCACTGCCAAAGACTCCTATGAGACGGGAAGGAGCGAGAGACTGCCGGAGTAA